A section of the Streptomyces sp. SCL15-4 genome encodes:
- a CDS encoding SpoIIE family protein phosphatase: protein MSAAEAPVTQSGEPARGPVPPGGLLDVLGVASVVLDTDGRIVLWSPQAAELFGYSAEEALGQYAARLMVHEEHSRLVGRLFADVMRTGQSWAGGFPVRHKDGSTRLVEFRNMRLLDDRGDVYALGLAADQSTVRRLEQDVALSERMVKQSPIGYAVLDTDLRFVSVNPALERINGMPAAEHVGRTLPEVLPLLNARELEAVARRVLETGVPLIDDTLVGRTPADPDEDHTWSHSLYRLEDTLGHVLGVAVSLVDITEQHRAEAEAETARRRLAVIADASARIGTTLELERTACELAEVAVPELADVAAVDLLDAVVEGRPSALGPSESAVIRALAVRPAEGSDAVRAADPPGQIARYGPDRLVTECVRTGEAVLVPRVKDEDLPLIARSAEAAVLLGRAGLHSYLAVPLIARGEVLGALDLKRTRNPAPFDEDDVLLARELAARAAVQIDNARWYQNARNTALTLQRSLLPSHPPVTTGLEVASRYQPAGATSEVGGDWFDVIPLEGGKTALVVGDVMGSGVSAAATMGRLRTATTTLAALDLDPARLLEHLDKTTSALDHSIATCVYAVHDPRLRQCRIANAGHLPPARVRPGRPPELLDLPTGVPLGVGGVGFRTVTVDFEPGDELVFYTDGLVETRSHSLDERLALLLTLLDDPARPLEETCDHLLRTLRHPDNHDDVALLIARAQELP from the coding sequence ATGAGTGCAGCCGAGGCTCCGGTGACGCAGAGCGGCGAGCCCGCGCGCGGGCCGGTCCCGCCGGGCGGCCTGCTGGACGTGCTGGGCGTGGCGTCGGTGGTGCTGGACACCGACGGCCGGATCGTGCTGTGGAGCCCGCAGGCGGCGGAGCTGTTCGGGTACTCCGCCGAGGAGGCCCTCGGCCAGTACGCCGCCCGGCTGATGGTCCACGAAGAGCACAGCCGGCTGGTCGGCCGGTTGTTCGCCGACGTGATGCGCACCGGACAGAGCTGGGCGGGCGGCTTCCCGGTCCGGCACAAGGACGGCAGCACCCGTCTGGTGGAGTTCCGCAACATGCGGCTGCTGGACGACCGCGGGGACGTCTACGCGCTCGGGCTGGCCGCCGACCAGTCGACCGTACGGCGACTGGAGCAGGACGTGGCGCTGTCCGAGCGGATGGTGAAGCAGTCCCCGATCGGCTACGCCGTGCTGGACACCGACCTGCGGTTCGTCTCCGTCAACCCGGCCCTGGAGCGGATCAACGGGATGCCGGCCGCCGAGCACGTGGGCCGGACGCTGCCGGAGGTGCTGCCGCTGCTGAACGCCCGCGAGCTGGAGGCCGTGGCCCGGCGGGTGCTGGAGACGGGTGTGCCGCTGATCGACGACACGCTGGTCGGCCGCACCCCGGCCGACCCGGACGAGGACCACACCTGGTCGCACTCGCTGTACCGGCTGGAGGACACCCTGGGCCATGTGCTCGGGGTGGCCGTCTCGCTGGTCGACATCACCGAGCAGCACCGGGCCGAGGCGGAGGCGGAGACCGCGCGGCGCCGGCTCGCGGTCATCGCCGACGCCTCCGCCCGGATCGGCACCACGCTGGAGCTGGAGCGCACCGCCTGCGAGCTGGCCGAGGTCGCGGTGCCGGAGCTGGCGGACGTGGCGGCGGTGGACCTGCTGGACGCGGTGGTCGAGGGCCGGCCCAGCGCGCTGGGGCCCTCGGAGTCCGCGGTGATCCGGGCGCTGGCCGTGCGCCCCGCGGAGGGCAGCGACGCGGTCCGGGCCGCCGACCCGCCGGGCCAGATCGCCCGCTACGGGCCGGACCGGCTGGTCACCGAGTGCGTGCGCACCGGCGAGGCGGTGCTGGTGCCGCGGGTGAAGGACGAGGACCTGCCGCTGATCGCCCGCTCCGCCGAGGCGGCCGTGCTGCTCGGCCGGGCGGGTCTGCACTCCTACCTCGCGGTGCCGCTGATCGCGCGCGGTGAGGTGCTGGGCGCGCTGGACCTGAAGCGGACCCGCAATCCGGCGCCGTTCGACGAGGACGACGTCCTGCTGGCGCGGGAGCTGGCGGCCCGCGCGGCCGTGCAGATCGACAACGCGCGCTGGTACCAGAACGCCCGCAACACCGCGCTCACCCTCCAGCGCAGCCTGCTGCCCAGCCATCCACCGGTCACCACCGGACTGGAGGTGGCCTCCCGCTACCAGCCGGCCGGCGCCACCAGCGAGGTGGGCGGCGACTGGTTCGACGTCATCCCGCTGGAGGGCGGCAAGACCGCGCTGGTCGTGGGGGACGTGATGGGCAGCGGGGTCAGCGCCGCCGCCACGATGGGCCGGCTGCGCACCGCGACCACCACCCTGGCCGCGCTCGATCTCGACCCGGCCCGGCTGCTGGAGCACCTGGACAAGACGACCTCGGCCCTGGACCACTCCATCGCGACCTGTGTCTACGCCGTCCACGACCCGCGTCTGCGCCAGTGCCGGATCGCCAACGCCGGCCATCTGCCGCCGGCCCGGGTCCGGCCCGGACGCCCGCCGGAGCTGCTCGACCTGCCGACCGGAGTGCCGCTCGGGGTGGGCGGGGTCGGCTTCCGCACCGTCACGGTCGATTTCGAGCCCGGCGACGAGCTGGTGTTCTACACCGACGGGCTGGTGGAGACCCGCTCCCACTCGCTGGACGAACGGCTGGCCCTGCTGCTCACCCTGCTCGACGACCCCGCCCGCCCGCTGGAGGAGACCTGCGACCACCTCCTGCGCACCCTCCGCCACCCGGACAACCACGACGACGTGGCCCTGCTCATCGCCCGGGCGCAGGAGCTGCCGTAG
- a CDS encoding tautomerase family protein — protein MPFVRIDTLGTDPARLAALGQAVQDALVETLGVPPEDRFQVLTGHDGAGSTLRHGDYPGIPRDDSAVFVAITLRAGRDADRKRAMYRRIAELVHERTGTEPRNVLVTLTENGDADWSFGYGLAQYAPAGEGPAGASPR, from the coding sequence ATGCCCTTCGTCCGCATCGACACGCTCGGCACCGACCCCGCCCGCCTCGCCGCGCTCGGCCAGGCCGTCCAGGACGCCCTGGTGGAGACGCTCGGCGTGCCGCCGGAGGACCGCTTCCAGGTGCTGACCGGCCACGACGGAGCGGGCAGCACCCTGCGCCACGGCGACTACCCGGGCATCCCGCGGGACGACTCGGCCGTCTTCGTCGCGATCACCCTGCGGGCCGGACGGGACGCGGACCGCAAGCGCGCGATGTACCGGCGGATCGCCGAGCTGGTGCACGAGCGCACCGGCACCGAGCCGCGCAACGTGCTGGTCACCCTGACCGAGAACGGCGACGCCGACTGGTCCTTCGGGTACGGCCTGGCGCAGTACGCCCCGGCCGGAGAAGGACCGGCCGGGGCGTCGCCGCGCTGA